TACTGCCTAGTGACCTTACAGCCAAGGACTGTGAGAGAGGGATGGTGGTTCTCAGTGAGGTGCCAAAataaaagaactggaaaatttCCTGTGAGGATTCATCCTGTAAGAAATCCTAATGGATGTCAAGGATCCTGCCTGGGTCTATCATTGGCCAATTCAGCTTTCAGTGCAAGGATCATTCTACATAGGAGCTAACCGGTCATAGTGATCAGAAGCTGCTCATCAAAGCAGGGATGACATGTACATTCAGATGTCATTGGTTCCCAAAACTACTAAGCAAGGTAACTGAAAGTTATTTCTCTCCTAAAACATCCACCTGCTTCACTGCTTTCTCTACCCATCTATTGTGTTCAAGGAGATGGATGTGTTCTTTTCAGTAATACTTCAAGTCAGTGCAGATTACAGGTTCTTGCAGAGGAGCCCATGTGGAGGCACCTGAAGTACCAGTTGccagtttctttttcatgtgtCTATCATCCAGTGTTATAAACAAGCTGAGGCAGTACAGTCCAGAACCATAGGACTCTTCTCTATTCCCCCATTGAAAACTGCTGTGCTTTTAACTGTGACTGGCTTAGAGTAATGAAATGCTGGGGCATAAATTCATGGTATCCTCATAAGCATGAGAAGCAagtattttgttctgctttggtTTGTTCTGTTGTGGTTTGGAGTGCAATTCTGGACAAGTCTCTGAGGTGTGTGCTTTCTTTTAGTCTACgtctgcaaaaccagaaatccCTTTCCTTCAGttcctgtcccatcccatccacCTTCAGagaattttcttgaaaaattattattttggtcCACTAGTCAAAGTTGTGCCTTGGAGCTGGAGACGATGAGTAAAATGGGCAGAGACCATCTGGCAGGCCTGTGTCCCCAAATACCCAGGTCAGTCTAAAGAGGTACTTGCATGAAGAATGAGACACCATTAACCCAAAATGCTGTCAGCTGCATATGCAGCCACCATGCTTGGGGCACATACCTCACAATTAAAAGACAGTAAGTAATTTGAATACACATCTAAGTGCATTTTGGATAACTAAACTTAGGAGAAGTGACTGTGGACCTTGATGTGAACTTCTGggttttaaagctgttttgaatTCTATGACTAAGAAACCTATTATATATTTCTATGACTAAGAAACCTATTATATATACGTGAAccttttctctatttctcttcACACATGCTTCAGTGCTGTCAGGACTGACACTGCATGAGATAGCTCTCTATCACTGTGGTTGTACAGAtcaaagaagatgaaagaactGGAAGCTCCTATGTCCTGGTCagcatgtttcattttttgctgtAGGTGGGTTGTTGattggaaataaatttaagCAGAATAGACTAGATGATTCCAATTCCtatttattcaatatttattcataggaataaatattcatatttattcaCATGCTCATCCTGTGAGGCATAAGACACTGACCTCCAGAGTCCCACAGGGATCaaggatcccattagcccttTTCAGTATTAAACTTCAGTTCCTATGTTCAGAGAAAGTCAAGTGCCAGCAACATGTGCACAGAATACATCCTTTATGGTTTTTTTGCACCCAACCATCACATCTATAGCTCCAACAATGCATGGGTGAAGAATGGTTGATCATGCTTTGCTTCAACAAGGCAGGGCTAGTCTTCCTGAAGTTTGTAGCCATGCTTTTGTGGTGAAATACAGATGTAATTTATACTAAACAGCTAAGGAATATTTTTGGATGTCTTGGAGAGCTGATTCTGAGCTCTCATACAAAAACATCTGTTAATAACTTTTTTATAATCTCCATTTGGCGAAGTAACTCTATCCCATCCTGGCAGACAATGACCAGGCTGCagttattcttttcttcttcacctcCTGGCTGGGCTATAGAAACGTGATATATTTTGGGCACAAAGCCTTTAACACTTATGAAATTCCAAGTACACCAGAACTCTGCAGTACATCCCATCAACAAGACAGGCTAGTGTGAATACATAAAAACCTTTCCAATGCTCCCTATTCAACTTTCATATGGGATCAAGgctttcatctttgttttcaaagaacgTTGGAAACAgttcttctttcaaaaaacttttcaaagaaaagagcatttaaaaGATTGCCTAGGTTTCTGGGAGGGAAACCACAATGAATGCAGTGAAGCTCTCTGCAATAACAGGGCAGTTCATCTGGACAGAAGACACCACACTTTCTCAGAGGCTAACATGAGATTCTGGAGTGAATTCCCTCAGGCACCACAGATCATCACAAAGCCTTCACCATCAGCTACTCCCACTGCAAAGCACattcttttggttttgtctctTCTGGTATAAATACACagcaacaatgaaaataaagcaggacACTTGTTCCactgggaagggaaagagaacaaACACCACCTGACAGATGTTAGCTGTGTCATTTGGAAGGCACTCAAATACGTGGATGACACTGAGATACAAGAACTCAGCACAAAAGAGGTAGGATAGACATATGGTGTAATTTTACCCAAATTCATGTTGCAACAGAAACCTGTCCCCTGGAAATTCATCCAAGGTTGCCAAACTTAGTTGATGCAGATCGCAGAACAGCTGTAAAACCTAAATGAATCTAGCTAAGAAACAAGTAGTTCCATCAACAGTGGTATTTCAGTGTAGATCCTCTGTTGTTATAAAGGTATGCTCTAATGCTTCATTCTTTGCCTCAGTCAAGATACTCATAGCATCTCTGACTTCTTCCCAGCTCTATATTTACTTAAAATCTGTTAGAATTTAAGTGTCTTTGAGACCTCTCACTCTTATGGGCTGAAAGCAGTCAGTTCTGGTTCTACCTACCTCAGAGagggaagaggcagagagaTACTGATCACACAAATTCATTTTGCATAGGAAATTATACTCAAATTTCTACATAGACAAATGACAATGTTCTGTAAAGCCAGCTTTATTACAGTAGGAAaacaatatagaaaaataaagggttCCTGTAAACAATATCAAATAAGCTAACATTTCACTGGAGACCCATAGTAGCTGAAACATCATGGCAACAAAACTACTGAATACATATCtaacagggaaagaaacaacaacaggTAACAACATACAGGCAAACTGTGCTTTTggtaatttcagaaataaacagtaAGGGCTATATATGcagcatgttttttcttataaattacCCGTCAGCAgctttttagagaaaatataaCTGCTCTGTCTctcaaaatatgtttcaaaaaCTATAAAACCAGTACAAACCAGTACAAATCTTTCTGTAATATCAAAAACACAGTGTTGTATCCAGAcaggtaaacaaacaaaccaaaaacccTAAACTGCTTTAGAGTGCTATTAAAATAACTCTATTAAAAACtgaacaatattaaaaaatatttcctctagAGGTTGTTCTAGCCAGAAGTCAAATCTTTCAACAAAGTGCTTATAGTACACAAATAGAGGTTTTCAGAAAGAGCTATTGGTATATTAGAGGCTGGCTGCATCAAGAACCTTATCTTTGATGGTGCCATCCAGTCACGCAGACTTATGGTATTTCTGAGCAATGCCATAGGGAACATGTGCAGCTATGGTGCCTAACTTCTGCGCTCCTTCGATGTGAAACATCTGGTCATCAAAGAAAATGTGAGGACGTATTTTCACCAGGATCGGTCCCTTAGGAGCTCCTGCTAAGAACAGCGCCTCATCAATCTCCAGACCCCAGCTACGAAGAGTCTTCAGGACTCGGGCTCCAGAACTTGCTGCACTTCTGGCTGTGACAAGGAAGGTCCTTATTGGACAATTTAATCGTTCATTTTTTGCATAGAACTTCTTCTGGAGTTTCCCTAGGTCTTCCAGAAAGCCCTTCAAAGGACCCTGAATACAAAATACCAGAagcataataaatattttcccacAGTTCTCAAAGTCATCCCTGTGCTTTCTTCCAGATTGCCAGTTACAAACAAAATTCTTTCCTTAATGCTATGATAAATGTAGCAATCTCTGTATGAACTATTTCTAAGTGGGTCTGCACACACTACGAATTGGAAAAAAGTTAAAACCATAATCCTACATGGTGTGATCAGTAGGAAAACAATTCTCATTACTTAAAAGATCTTTACAATATAGAGCTTACAAGAACTCTCACATTATAAAGTTAAAACTACAGTCATTAATACTATATTCTTTGAAAGCACTGAACTCATTTTCCTATGATCCACAAGGTGCAATCAGTTGCCTGtacaaaacacaacagcagaCCTAATTACATATGTCACCAATGTCATTACAGATTAATGACATTACACCCTGATTAAAAGTAGTAAATAATATTTAGTGTCAACTTGCAATATATTGCACTGTCCAGTACTTCCAATAGATCAAGGTTTTATTCTTGATTTATACCATTGTTAACAATAGTAGCggaggcattttattttaagctaattttaaaatttttgtgttttttagaCAAATGTCATAGTTCTACTTGAGAATAAGCAGAAATATCACCTCACTTCAGCAACTTTAGTATCCCAGTGTTTGAAATTAACATTACCTACacaacataattaaaaaaatcgAGGAAATTGGTAGcaatctttcctttttataatgAATATAATTAGAATATAACTGTAAGCCACTGTCTCATATATGCAGTTTTTCTCAGTGAAGTGAGAGATCTGATGAAAGGGCTGCCTTACTGGCCTCTTTTGTGtcaaacacacattttaaagattATCCTTGAAAAAGGACGTAAATAGGGCAATGAAATGATAATTCAGCTTCCACGATGATTAATGCATACACACTGGGGAAACTGGAGAAAGACAGCAGtaataagaatttaaaaaaaatgttttgaaaactcTTTGATTTAAGAAGTACAAACCTGTGCAAGAGGCTTATTCTCATTCAGCTGTTCATGTTCAAAAAATTTATCTAATCCTTGCTCTTTGACAATCTGTTCTGATTCATCAGAAAAGAGAACTGCATCCCCGTCGAATGCCACCCTCAGCTGTGTATCCGAATAAGCGACATCCTTGTTGGCAGTGAACATGGTAGCTGATGCAATGCCTGAAAGTGTATCAGAGAACTTCAGTTGGCAAGTCCTGCAAAGTCATTCATAAAGTGACCAGTAGTTTAGTTCTAACAGTTTATTTGTGGGTTTATTTGTGATGACCTTTTCACACAGGGAGCAGAAACCATCCCTGAAGTTGTTTTGTAATGGCTGTTCTCTAACACATCTGCATGGAAGCTGTCCTATTGGCATAGCTTCTTAGACATGCTTATTTCCAGTTCCATGTAACCCACAAACCTGGTCCCCAAGGTGTACTACAAATGAGACAAAGCATGAAATTCCAATAAGACTGTAAagtcaaactatttttttttcttcttgtagaaCACAGAAGTCAGCTTTTGTAACTCCTATCAAACAGATGACTCAACTCAAACAGATGTTGAATAGGGAGTGACAAACCAGTGCACACAGGAATTCACTTCCTGTACAATGGCAGCATGGGAGGAGACAGAAAGGTGCGACAGAGGTAGAGGCTGATAAAGATATCATTATCAGCAAGCTGAAAggtcagaggggaaaaatgcagagaaataacCTGATGTTATCTGATTAGGTAACAGTACAAAGTTAGTGGCATGCACAGCAGTGGCGTTCTGACTGATGAAGTGGCACTACTTTCTGTGAGAGACACACCATTActagatttgtttttaacaagaccaggtgaaagaaaacaaacaaacaaaaaaggatgaTTCAAACCTGCTTCTATAGCTTCTTGCACTTTTTCAGAGTCTGCTGAGAGGTATAGGTTGGTAAGATAAGCAGTCAGGTAACCAATAGGGCTTTTTCCTCCCGTCATGCAGAAGCGTTCAATTGTTAAGCCTAAAACAAGAACAGCACAACAAGGTTGACTCCACCTTAACACTACAAACCTGGAAAATGAAGCTGTGAAGAACAACACTAGCCTACAACTGACAGTAAGCTTAAAAAAGACAATCCTGTTCACTGCAATTTCAACAAGTTACACACTTAAACCAACTATGATTGATCAGTCCTTCCTCCCTGAGAATTTCATACCAAATCCCTCTATGACAGCAGAGGGGATATCTCACATACTatgacacacaaaaataaatatcatcTCCCAAGGAATGGGTCTCTATATCAAAGAAGCTGCTTTTACTAAAGTCAGAACAggataaataaaatcactgcatTTCATTATATAACCACAGGGAGTTCTACAAagtagtatttattttacttaccATAGTGATTAATGCTGTTTATAAGCCTCACTCCCACTTGGGCATGGTTATTAGTCATCAGAACGATATCAAATCTTTCTTCATCATCAGGGTATAGCTCAAGAAGCCGGGCATTGACATGCTCCAATGCCTGCAGGTTAGAAATGTGGAAGTCAATAGACTAGTGGAATGTGCCTTCTTAATTGCTGTGGGTTTAGTGATAGGACTGTCTTGAAGGAGAATGAGAAATATCTGAATGTTTAACTTGCtgaacttgttttctttctttctgctctgttgCTCCCAGCAACTGTTTGCCTGGGCTTATTTGAAGGGAATCAACtaagtttcttttcttgaaagttACAGAATTTAACATTATAATGGAAATCCTTCTTCTTGGGACACCTTGATAATCTGGAATATATTAATGCACTGttgaacattttcagaatacatattaatatttgtgtattattatttactttttttttttaagcttaagATGTTGAACTTGAATTTGTTCTACCTAATCTCCCtctgaattgtttttgttttgttttggataccaaatactttttttcccaggaacCGAAAAGGtctctttttcagaaatgttcatgCTTCCTACTCATGATgcttaataaatttaataaaacattgctGGTGAATGGTAGTATCCAGAGATTTTCTTGTTCACTTAAAGATTGTTGCTGTGAAATCAAGGAGAAGGTATAAAGAGATTTGTATGTGCAACAGCTTGTTTCTCATGAACAAATGTGAATTTGGGACACATACTTATGCAAAGATTTCACTGGTGTCAGACTGTCCTTAAGAAACAAGTACCAAATCATATCCAGTCAAGCATGATTTCCTTGGAGATTTCTTACTGAATTACTGAATGAGACAGGTTTTGATTCATTCAAGATCTCTTTAAGCTAATAGACCAACACGCTATATTCACAGTCTGGCATTCTTCTTATTTCCTTGACCTTCCATCTGGTTGTCTCTCTGTATCCATCTTGTCTCAACTTATATTTAGAATTGTATCCTTTTGGAGTAAGACTTGCTTTTTGCTCTAGGTTTACAGACCTCTACTTTGGGAGCTTGGCCCTTGAATGGAATTCCTTGGGATTACGGCAATAAAGTCAACAATGAATCATCAAATGAATCCAGAACAGGCTGTTTTTCATTAAGGTGCATTAAAAAGCCAGACCAGTTGTTAAGAATTAAAATGTagattttataattaaattctGGGAATCTCACTTTAAAAAGTAAGGCTATGTCATGTGGGACTTGGCTTAGGAGAACCGTGAGTGAGAGCCTGGTATAAGGCCTAGGAAAAAATCTCAGTATCTGGTCACAAACCctttgcatcactttttttccttttgctactCTCTTCTAATACTCTAGAACACTGAGAATTTCTTCAAGTATTATAGATTAAGGGGGAGTGGAAGAGAGGAATGCCATTTTTTGTCCAAGTGCCTGTACAGTTCCCAGCCCAAGGAGATCCTGGCCTGTGATAAGGGTTCTTAAGTGCTACAAGCTTGAGATATAATGTATTTAAGTTATTATCTTAAGATCTCAGTAAAGgaatccaaacaaaaaaagatactaTTTCTGTAGGTTTTTTTGGTCTCCAAGTAGAAATAAGCATCCAACAAACTTGCAcacctaattttttttttcaaatcagtcCCACTAAAACATGTGTTTCTCAAAatcatacatattttattttatttttttcatttttgctaagCCAACCTGCTTTCCATGCCAGAGGCTGTTTGCCTTGGGCATTTCTCTTATCTTGTGCAATGACAGCAAAATATTCAATTTCACCTGTGCTTAAACCTCAACTCCCAACTGGGCGTCTATTGCTTTTGCTGGTCCTCAAGAACAATTTCCAGGATGAGAAAGAataatagaatggtttgggttggaaaggaccttaaaaaccatctagttccaactgCCTTGTCACAGGTAGGGACACCTCTCaacagaccaggttgcccaaagctccatccagcctggccttgaaca
The nucleotide sequence above comes from Aythya fuligula isolate bAytFul2 chromosome 3, bAytFul2.pri, whole genome shotgun sequence. Encoded proteins:
- the LOC116487998 gene encoding cytosolic 5'-nucleotidase 1B-like — protein: MSGSGPEEEEAGLQEARLQEAERDWAAAKAFYDNLVSKKPRPPKPQHAITVAVSSRALFDLVEERRIYEEQGVEKYVEYQQQNENVTLKPGPAFHFVKALEHVNARLLELYPDDEERFDIVLMTNNHAQVGVRLINSINHYGLTIERFCMTGGKSPIGYLTAYLTNLYLSADSEKVQEAIEAGIASATMFTANKDVAYSDTQLRVAFDGDAVLFSDESEQIVKEQGLDKFFEHEQLNENKPLAQGPLKGFLEDLGKLQKKFYAKNERLNCPIRTFLVTARSAASSGARVLKTLRSWGLEIDEALFLAGAPKGPILVKIRPHIFFDDQMFHIEGAQKLGTIAAHVPYGIAQKYHKSA